The genomic region CCTACCATCATACACAATCAGCACAGATTCGTCCCCGTTTAGGTCATGGCATCAATGATGGAACACATGGCCAGGTCCTTGTCACTAACTTCCTCCTTGACGGAAGGCTCTGCCTCATTGTCGGCCTGCACACAGCCGCTGGTCTCCTCCATGTCCATGGGCTCAGTCTTGACCTTGGCCAGCAGGTCGCCAGCCTTGGACAGATCATCAGGCAGTGAAGACAAGCTGTTCTGGATCAGCTCCACCACACGGTCCAGGTGCTTCTGGAAGCGCTCGGCTGTCTCCAGGCGCTGCCTCTTCTGCACTTCCATCATGACCCGCAGAGTCTCCCGGGCTTGGTGAGGCCGGTACTCATTGATCAGGTGGTGCATGTGAACAAACAAAAGCTTCaggtcctccagcttctcttccCGCTTGATGCTCCCAGGACTTTTAATCAGGATGTCCAGCAGATCCAGGAAGTTCACCAGGATGGACATGTTGAGCTTTTTGAGTTCCTTCTTGTGGTCAAACTGGGAGGGGTGCAGCCTCTCAATGCCCTGTCCCTCCAAAGGACGGATGATCAGATCATCGCACTGAAACTGATTACCAAACATGGTGTAGCtgtccctgatgggaggagggggctTGGGGGCAAAGCCCTTACGGACATTGTCATCTGTGTACTCCTTGTAGTATTGGGCTGGAGGAAGAGGCAAGGCACTCACCTGTTGCGGCTCCGCCATGGTGCTCGATCCGAATGGAACTGCAAGGAAAGAAATGTTGGCTTGTTACATGTCCAGGGCTCGATGGCCTTGGCTGTCAAAGGGGCTCAGATCACTGACAGTTTCCTGTCCATAGAAGGTCCCTGCATTGTGGGGCCTTTTGTTTTTATGGTCAAGTGTCTGACAAGCCAGAATATCTCCTAGTGTCAATGCTCCAACCTTTTATTCCAGATCCATCAATAGCTCTTCCATCCTCCACTCCTGCCAGCCTATCACCCCAAACCAGATACCCCCAATGTACATACACCTCACTGAAGCCTTCAGAAAACCCACATACCCTCCTTCCCCACTCTTTCAGTGATGTAAACAACAACCTATGTCTATCCAATGTGATATTTCACAAAATCATCTTCCTTAATTCTTACTCAGATTAAATGTAAAgaaacagcattgtaacaggcctttctgggccACAAGCCTGTACCATCCAATCACACCCAATGACCAATTAACCCATGAACCCTGTAAGGAATTgggagatgggaggaaactggagcacccagggaaacccacacagtcacagggaacatatataaactcctcacagacagcagcaggtttgaacctgggttgttggtgctgtaatagcattgtgttaaccactactcTCACTTTGTTACGTTTCCAGAACTTTCCTTAGTTCCAACATCAGGTTAACCAATCCCCAGTGCCTCTTCCTTCCCCCCACCAACCACCCTTTCCAACCTGTGGGAACCACTCCGCAGAATGTATGGAGGCAGAAGATGAGAACACGCATCCATTCCCCCTTAGACCACTCGGCTACCAAAGTCATCTGAAAATCGCTCAACTCCAGCCACTGCTGAGAGGATAACTACCCCGGCACCCACCCACACCACTCCCCGCTGTCACCCTcaaccctcccctttcccccaactcacaccaaacccctcctccaccccccctcacccattCTAAACCTCccctctcacacccacaccccattctcccctccccccgctgTCACCCTcaaccctcccctttcccccaactcacaccaaacccctcctccacccccctcaccccattctccccctccccctctcacaccctcaccccattctcccctcccccgctgTCACCCTcaaccctccccttccccaactCACACCaaacccctcctccacccccctcaccccattctcccctccccctctcacaccctcaccccattctcccctccccccgctgTCACCCTcaacccctcccctttcccccaactcacaccaaacccctcctccaccccccctcaccccattctcccctccccctctcacaccctcaccccattctcccctcaccCCGCTGTCACCCTcaaccctcccctttcccccacctcacacccaaacccctctccacccccccctcaccccattctcccctccccctctcacaccctcaccccattctcccctccccccgctgTCACCCTcaaccctcccctttcccccaactcacaccaaaccccctcctccacccccctcaccccattctcccctccccctctcacaccctcaccccattctcccctccccccgctgTCACCCTcaaccctcccctttcccccaactcacaccaaacccctcctccaccccctcaccccattctcccctccccctctcacacCCTCAccacattctcccctcccccgctgTCACCCTcaaccctcccctttcccccaactcacaccaaacccctcctccacccccctcaccccattctcccctccccctctcacacCCTCAccacattctcccctccccccgctgTCACCCTcaaccctcccctttccccccactcACACCCAAACCCCTTCCCCCTGCTgtcaccctcctctctcctcttGTCCCCCTCTCCCGGTCGCGTCCCcacttcccctcaccccctctctctcccggaGCCCGGTGCTTGGCGCCTACTCACCTCGCACCGAAACGTCGACCCGCCCCCAACTCCCGCTCATTGGAACGTCACCAAACCGATGTGCGCATTTTATTGGACAGGGGCCTGCCAATCCCAGCTCAATTTTCCTGTCTGAAGCCGGGGCTTGATTCCGGCATGCGCAGTTAGTGGCGGGGAATATGGACAGGCAGCGCCCTCTGCGGTGGGGCGGGGTATAGTCCCAAGAGCTGCAGGTTCGATTCCTCCTCGGGCCTTTGCCGCATCTCCCTGGTATCAGGGTCTTCCCGCTCTCTGGGTCTcaactgcttcccctccaccatcagactcctcaacaaactcaatcagggactcatttaagaattcttacttgtgcattttattgattcttttttattcttcttgtattgcacaatcagtttgtttacatttgttatctgtttacagttctttatttgtttacatatgtacattttactctgcactgccaattagtggtaattctgcttcgtgCATAGAGAAAAGAATCTCcgggttgcatgtgatgtgtgTACACTCAGACAGTGAATGtgaatctccgggttgtatgtgatgtgtgtacaCTCAGACAGTGAATGtgaatctccgggttgtatgtgatgtgtgtacaCTCAGACAGTGAATGtgaatctccgggttgtatgtgatgtgtgtacaCTCAGACAGTGAATGtgaatctccgggttgtatgtgatgtgtgtacaCTCAAACAGTGAATGtgaatctccgggttgtatgtgatgtgtgtacaCTCAGACAGTGAATGTGAATCTCcgcgttgtatgtgatgtgtgtacaCTCAGACAGTGAATGTGAATCTGGAACTTGTCCATTGCCTCCCAATTGATTAAATTAAAGGCTGCAGTAAGGTGGAAGAAATGCTTGTGTTGTGGCTGGTCCTGCTCTCTGTTCTTGAAGTTGTCACACAGTAAAGAACTGGGGATCAGAAGTGATGAGCCTGCAGGATGGGTAGGATTCCAGCCACAATCTGTgaactgtacagcacagaaacaggccctttggtccaccatgcccATACTAACCTTTTTTGTACATCTACTCTCACTCCTTCTGTGTGCATTANNNNNNNNNNNNNNNNNNNNNNNNNNNNNNNNNNNNNNNNNNNNNNNNNNNNNNNNNNNNNNNNNNNNNNNNNNNNNNNNNNNNNNNNNNNNNNNNNNNNNNNNNNNNNNNNNNNNNNNNNNNNNNNNNNNNNNNNNNNNNNNNNNNNNNNNNNNNNNNNNNNNNNNNNNNNNNNNNNNNNNNNNNNNNNNNNNNNNNNNTAGGCAGAAGTCCACAGCTCATCTCTGTGTCCGACCCTATCTACCTTTGCTACTTGCTGACGTCCTTCTCATTGATTATGCAGCTCCTttaccccttcccccctcctctcccacttccccctctcccactttcccctctcccctcaagGTGTCGCTGGTCAGAGGGAGGAGAATGATTTGAGTGGTGGAACAgcctcgatgggccgaatgaaaTGTCTGGGGTGGAGTTCTCTCTGAGGCAGTTGTCCTGGACTGGTGTTAGGTTCTTCCTACTGGTTTCCAGTGCCCGCTTTGTCTGACAGCACTGCTGCATTTTGTTTCAGGTCATACAGTAAGCAGAGAGCTTGCATTGAGAAGGAGTATGGTCAGGTACGGACATGGTGGACTCCAGCACGCACCACAAAGGCAGGGCACCTGGGATCCAGGAATATCCCTTTCCCACTGCCCTAGAGCATTCAGGCAACAAGGAATGTCCCCCTTCCACtgctcaaggacccccccccccccccaccatcctcatTCAGCATGTCGGCAGCATCTGCTGGACTGGGTCATGAACTGGGGTCTGGGGCTCTGCCCTGCTCAGCTCCCCCTGAACAGTCCATGCTGCTTGGCCACCTACTTCCATCCACACTGCCCAGTCCAGGGAGCTGGCTCCATCCACAGCCTTGCCATGGCCACTGGACTGTATGGATTCCAGATTGACCCTCTCTCAACACTTCTCATCCACCCACCCCACTCTCTCTGTCCCCTCGCTCACACACTGGTAACTGCTCCCTCTGCCCTCATTGCCCCTGCCGCCCCCAATGTgggggatgtgggaaatctccaCCAGGGAAGGTGGAGATGGGGATGTGAGCACACTCCACCCAACTCCACAACAGGATGCTCCCAGGGAGTGAGGAGGTGGGGTCTATTTTGTACTGGGCCTGGGGTCTGGGAGAGAGCTCTCAGTTCTGGGAATTATGGCTGATCTGTGAGGACTGCCTCCCCCGGATCGTGGCTGGGAACCCCTTCCAGACTTTCTCCCCTGAGTTTAACTCTTTCCTTTCAGGCATTGCAGAGACTGGCTGCCCAGTACCTGAGAAAAGACTCGAGCAGGGGGAAGGCAGATGCAAGTGACGGCAGGTATGACTCACAGGcaatcttggtggggggggggagggggtgaaatgAGGGAATCCCATAGGTGAAGGGTTCACAGTTACCCACGTCTCACCAGAGCAGCAGGGGTTGTCAGGATGCACCATCCAAACACAAGATGAGGACAGAATGCCTGGGGTTTGatcaggtgggggtggggtgagggtacAGAAGGGGAAAAGGAAGCTGACAGGGAATACGACGAAGAACTCATGAGCTCCCAGTACACAACCTCCCACTCAAACACTTACAGGGAAGCAGCACAGCAAGGTCCCACTAACAACAACATTCACGGTGAATGCAGGAGGAACGTTGGTAAGTTTTAGATGACAAAGTTTGGTAAgttggaaaagtttttttttaaattttttatttttcacaccataaatcacattagccatgatatacactttttctttttcacacatttacagttactttttctcccctccctccctcctcccaagccacccccccacccccccccccctctcatccattttaggtatacaatctaggttgcattaattcagtcagacaatgttgtcattcatcaaaaatacaccagaaattctacagagtccattcttttctttccttctccttccatcaacttaggtaatgtttgtccccggtaggttttcgctattgtatttaatgtaaggctcccatacttgttcgaatatttcaatattatttcttaaactatatgttattttttctaatagaatacatttattaatttctatataccattgttgtattttcaaattatcttccaatttccaggttgacataatacatttttttgctacggctagggctatcttaacaaatcttttttgtgcatcctccaaatcaattccaaattctttgttttttatgttacttaggagaaagatctctggattctttggtatattgttttctgttattttatttaatatctgattgagatcatcccaaaatttttctactctctcacatgtccagattgcatgaattgttgttcccctttcttttttacatcgaaaacatctatcagatactgttgggtcccatttatttaacttttgcggtgtaatgtatagtctgtgtaaccaattatatcgtatcatacgtagcctcgtatttattgtatttctcatcgttccagaacataatttctcccatgtttccttttttatctttatatttaaatcttgttcccatttttgtttagttttaccatttgtttcctcattctccttttcttgcagtttaatatacatatttgttataaatcttttgattaacattgtatctgtaatcacatattcaaggttacttccctctggtaaactcaaattgcttcctaatttatctttcaagtaggatctcagttggtaatatgccagcgctgtatctccagtttatattgtacttatctctcatttgttcaaagggataagaatctacttcctgaaaaacaattttctattcttttaatcccttttttttcccattctctaaaggaaaggttgtctattgtaaaagggagtagcttattttgcgtcaatattagttttggtaattgataatttgttttatttctttctacatggatcttcttccaaatattgaggagatagtgtaatactggagaagttctatgttgtaccaattttcatcccatttatataatatgtgatcaggtatcttttcccctattttatctaattctaatctcgtccagtctggtttttcccttgtttgataaaaatctgataggtaccttaattgtgcggctctataataatttttaaatttggcaattgtaagcctccttgtttataccattctgttaatttatctagtgctatcctcggtttcccccctctccataaaaatttccttattatttttctttaactctttgaagatttttttctgtcagttgtattggcagtgcctgaaataagtataatattcttggaaaaattttcattttaatactgttatccttcctatcagtgttagtggtagatctttccaatgctctataattggcctagatttttgtttatttgtacacctaggtatcttattgcttgcatttgccatctaaatggtgattccttcttaaatttgagaaatccgcattattcataggcattgcttcacttttatttacgtttattttgtaacccgacacttctccatattccttcaatttcttatataattcttttattgatagttctggttctgttaagtacactataacatcatccgcaaatagactgatttaatattccctgtcttttatttttattccttttatattattatctattcttatcaattctgctagtggttctatagctagcgcaaacaataaaggtgatagtgggcatccctgccgcgttgacctgcttaagttaaattgctttgatacatgtccatttactgtcactttcgctaacggtcccttatataatgctttaatccaattaatatacttctccggtaaactgaatttttgcaatactttgaacaaataattccattctactctgtcgaaggccttctctgcgtctaaagcaactgctactgcaggtgctttatttccttctactgcatgaattaagataataaatttacaaatattgtctgttgtgcgtctttttttgataaatccagtttggtctaaatttaccattttcggtacctgttctgctaatctgtttgctaatagtttagctattatcttatagtctgtgtttagcaaagatattggtctatatgatgctggtaagagtggatctttcccttgttttagtattactataattattgctgtttacatgaatctggtaagctttgtgtttcatcaatctggttgattacatccaggaggggcggtattaataagtctttaaatgttttgtagaattctattggaaatccatcctctcctggtgtcttattatttggtaatttttttattatctcttgtatttctactattccaaatggctctgttaatttattttgttcctctatttgtagttttggtagttcgattttagtcagaaattcatctattttcccttctttcccttcgttttcagttcggtataattgttcatagaattctctaaagttttccttaatttcttttggattatatgtaatttgtttgtcttttttccttgatgccaata from Narcine bancroftii isolate sNarBan1 chromosome 9, sNarBan1.hap1, whole genome shotgun sequence harbors:
- the med7 gene encoding mediator of RNA polymerase II transcription subunit 7 isoform X1; translated protein: MSGSWGRVDVSVRVPFGSSTMAEPQQVSALPLPPAQYYKEYTDDNVRKGFAPKPPPPIRDSYTMFGNQFQCDDLIIRPLEGQGIERLHPSQFDHKKELKKLNMSILVNFLDLLDILIKSPGSIKREEKLEDLKLLFVHMHHLINEYRPHQARETLRVMMEVQKRQRLETAERFQKHLDRVVELIQNSLSSLPDDLSKAGDLLAKVKTEPMDMEETSGCVQADNEAEPSVKEEVSDKDLAMCSIIDAMT
- the med7 gene encoding mediator of RNA polymerase II transcription subunit 7 isoform X2; protein product: MAEPQQVSALPLPPAQYYKEYTDDNVRKGFAPKPPPPIRDSYTMFGNQFQCDDLIIRPLEGQGIERLHPSQFDHKKELKKLNMSILVNFLDLLDILIKSPGSIKREEKLEDLKLLFVHMHHLINEYRPHQARETLRVMMEVQKRQRLETAERFQKHLDRVVELIQNSLSSLPDDLSKAGDLLAKVKTEPMDMEETSGCVQADNEAEPSVKEEVSDKDLAMCSIIDAMT